A window of Armatimonadia bacterium genomic DNA:
CGGCCCTCTTCCGAGGGGAGAGGGCGTAGAAGGACAGCAACTCACAGCCTGGGTAGCACAAGACGGGCACGGCTCAGGATCGTCAGAGCCGACCGCAAGAAGGGATGGTTGGATCATGACCAAGACTCTTGCCGTTGCATGCCTCTTGATGGTTGCCGCTACCGTCTGCATGGCGGGCGAGCTAGCCACCAGCTTCGAGGAAGGGGCTACTCCCCCGGGATGGCGGCTGGAGGATGGCGGCATCTCCACCCTTTCGGACCTGCAGGCACACACCGGGACACATAGCCTGCGCATCGTGGACCCCGACAACAAGGCTGGCTCCGAGGTGCGCTCGGACAGCCTTCCTGTGGCGGCCGGCGACCTGTGCTCGGTCTCGCTCTGGATGCGACTGGAGTCGGGCAACCGCGACGGCCTCGGCGTGTACCTGGAGTATGTGGATGCCGACGGCAAACGACTCGCACAGGCGTCGGAGGCCTCGGCGCATAAGTCGGCGATGGTGCAGGATCAGTGGGTACAGATGTCCTTCGTGACGGCGGTGCCCGAGGGTGCGGCAAAGGTCGCACTTCGGTTTCACAGCTACTCGAGCAGTGTCATCACCTGCTTCGTGGACGACGTGAAGCTGCAGGTGATTCCGGCGGCCGAAGTTGGACCCGGCGCGGAGTGGTTAGGCGGGACACTGGAGGAGCAGACCCGTCGCGTCTGGCCGAGGGGCGTCCGCTGGGATCACTCGGCCTCGACCTCACTCACCCGGACCTTCGCTCAGCCGCAGGACTGGAGCGGCTTCGGCGCCCTTCACTTCTGGATGCACTCGGCGGCCGCCAACAACTCCAGCTTCATGGTCCTCGTCAACTCGGAGAACCCGGCCACAGAGGGAGGCGACTACTACGGCTTTCAGGTCAAGGTGGACTGGGAAGGCTGGAAGGAGTTCGTGCTTCCCTTCCGCGAGATCGGTGCCTCGCGAGAACCGAGAGGCTGGAACCAGGTTGATAGCGTCGTGCTCACGGCCTCCGGTTGGGGGCAAACGGTCAACCCGGCAACGGTGCTGACCCTGGACGGTTTCGAGCTGGCGGCGGCAGACAAGGCCGGCGGACAGCCCACCGACGAGGAGTTCTTCGCCAGCCTGGATCTGGACCTGCCGGAGCTGGCCGCGATCAAGACGGCTGTGCAGGCTGGTGACATGGCGGCCGCCCGGAAGGCGCTGGCGGATCATCTGCGGGCACGCACCTACCCGCGCTGGACGATCGACTGGCGTAGCCGACCTCTGCGCGGCGTCAAGGTGCCCGGTCCGGAGGAGGACAAGGCGCCTGACCAGTGGGACTACTACTCGACCTTCCTGACCGTGGACTGGGTGGGCTGGAAGCACTTCACCCTGACCAAGGCCGACTTCAGCCCGCAGACCCTCGTGGAGGGCAAAGGCTGGCAGGGCAAGCAGCCCATCGGCTGGCACTGGATTCAGTACCTGGCGATCAACTCGAAGGGCTGGGGCCTCACTCCCGACCCGAATACTGTCCTGTACTTTGACAACCTCCGGCTGGTCGGCAAGGACACCTCACAGGTGATCGCTGACTTCGAGGGCGAGGAGAGCAACTGGACGGGCCTGACACTCTCGGGCGAACAGACCCACGAGGGTAAGGGCGCGGGCAAGTGGGCCGACACAACCCAAGTCACCGGGCTGCGCTGCGACAACCTCCCTCACGACTGGACCAACTACGACGCCCTGGACTTCTGGGTCTACTCAGCCAAGGCCACCGGTCAGCGCCTCGTGATGGTGCTGGACTCGGACGTCCCCGGCAACATCATGGGCGCAGAGAAGGCGCTGCGCCACGAGTTCAACTACACCAAGGGCCCCGGTGAATCGGGAACCATCACCTTCGGCGACAAGATCGACTGGACTGCGAACCCGACCGAGGGTGAGGCCCGGACGCACCTGTGGAACGAGTCCATCAACCGGCACTTCCACTTCGCGACCCTCGCCGACGCCTACTGGCAGACCGGGAAGGACAAGTACGCGGCGGAGATCGCGGCGCAGATCCTCGACTGGACCGCGCGGATGCCACGGCCGCTGCTCTCAAGCGGAAACAACGTGGGTCACTACGCCTGGCAGACCCTGACGACGGGAATCCGCCTCGCCGACACCTGGCCGAATGCGCTGTACAAGTGCCTGGACGCGCCCTCCTTCACGCCCGAAGTGCTCACGGCAATGATGAAGTCAGTCCAACAGCAGGCGCAGCACCTGATCCGCTGGCCGAGCACGGGCAACTGGCTCACGGCGGAGTCCAACGGGATTTTCACCGCCGGGATGCTGTTCCCCGAGTTCCGTGACGCCGCCCAGTGGCGGCGGATTGCGGTGGAGCGGCTCTACAAACAGTTGGATGACGAGGTCTATCCTGACGGCATGGAGTATGAGCTTGCAGCGGGCTACAACACCTGGGTCGTGTCCGAGTTCGCCCACATCCTCGAGCTTGCCGATTTGAACAACCTGCGCCCGGAGATGCCGGCGGACTACCAGGCCAAGATCGAGAAGATGTTCAACTACGTGGCCTATGCGGCGATGCCGAACGGTGCGATCCCGGGGCTCAACGACTCGGGCAATGCAGACGTTCGCGGGCTACTCGCCACGGGCCTCAAGCTCTTCCCACAGCGTCAGGACTTCGAGTACGTATCCAGCCTCGGCGCCCGCGGAGTCATGCCGACGACCACTTCACACGCCTTCCCCTGGACCGGGCACTACGTCATGCGCTCCGGCTGGGACAAGGACGCGACCTTCCTGCTCTTCGACGCGGGGCCCTATGGCTACGGTCACCAGCACGAGGACAAGCTCAGCTTCGTGCTCTGGGCGAAGGGCAGCCAACAGGTGCTCGATCCCGGTAACTTCTCCTACGACAACTCCCGCTGGCGGCGCTATGTTCTCGCCACCTACGGGCACAACACCGTGATGGTCGATGGTCAGGGGCAGCGTCGCGGCAGCCAGCGGAGTACCTACTTCTGGCCTCGACCCTGGCAAGGCGACGGGCCCGAAGGTCAGGACGCCCGCTGGGTCAGCACTCCCGAGGCGGACTTCGCAAGCGGCATATATGCGGATGGCTACGGCACGAACGCCGCCCTGAAGGTCACCCATCAGCGAGGCATGCTGTTCCTCAAGGACCTCGGCGTGTTCGTGGTGCTCGACACACTGACGCCGCCGGATGAGACAGAGCACCGCTACGAGGCGCTCTTCCATCTCGACAGCGACGAGGCGATGATCTCCGAGGGCGCCGTCGTGAGCACTCAGAAGCCCCAGGCGGCGAACGTAGTGATACTTCCCGCCTCAGCGCTGCAGGTGGAGATCGTCAAGGGCAAGACGGAGGAGCCGGTGCAGGGCTGGTCAAGCGGTCCGTGGCGGGCAATCCCGACGGCCATCTACAGCACCACGGGCACCGGCATAACGCGCATGGCCTTCGTGATGGAGCCGGTCGGTGTTGGCGAGACGCGCAAGGTCAAGAGCGTGAAGGTGCTGCCGGGCGTGACCGAGGGGACTGCGCTGGAGATTGAGCTCGCGGACGGCTCACGGCGTGTCATCGTGCAGCGAGATCAGCCGGGCGAAGTCAGAGATCTCGCCGGCATCGCGACGAGTCACGAGATCACCGTCGCGCTGCAGCAACCCGGCGGAGCGCTGACGACGCAGTACGCTCTGGACGGCAAGAGGCCGTAAGGCAGAAGGCAACGGATCACGGCAACGGCACCTCACTCCCCGACCCTCTCTCCACTCGTGGAGAGAGGGTGAAAGGCAAAGGCAAAAGGCAAAGGCAGAAGGCACCTCACCCCTTCTCCCGTGCGCAAAGTCGCATGGCACTGAGAACGGAGCGAGGTGCTGGCCGTTCTAGGCCTGGGTTGAGGGTTGCACGCCCGTTGCGTCGTGACGCAGGGCCGCACGCATTCGGGTCACCAG
This region includes:
- a CDS encoding heparinase II/III family protein yields the protein MTKTLAVACLLMVAATVCMAGELATSFEEGATPPGWRLEDGGISTLSDLQAHTGTHSLRIVDPDNKAGSEVRSDSLPVAAGDLCSVSLWMRLESGNRDGLGVYLEYVDADGKRLAQASEASAHKSAMVQDQWVQMSFVTAVPEGAAKVALRFHSYSSSVITCFVDDVKLQVIPAAEVGPGAEWLGGTLEEQTRRVWPRGVRWDHSASTSLTRTFAQPQDWSGFGALHFWMHSAAANNSSFMVLVNSENPATEGGDYYGFQVKVDWEGWKEFVLPFREIGASREPRGWNQVDSVVLTASGWGQTVNPATVLTLDGFELAAADKAGGQPTDEEFFASLDLDLPELAAIKTAVQAGDMAAARKALADHLRARTYPRWTIDWRSRPLRGVKVPGPEEDKAPDQWDYYSTFLTVDWVGWKHFTLTKADFSPQTLVEGKGWQGKQPIGWHWIQYLAINSKGWGLTPDPNTVLYFDNLRLVGKDTSQVIADFEGEESNWTGLTLSGEQTHEGKGAGKWADTTQVTGLRCDNLPHDWTNYDALDFWVYSAKATGQRLVMVLDSDVPGNIMGAEKALRHEFNYTKGPGESGTITFGDKIDWTANPTEGEARTHLWNESINRHFHFATLADAYWQTGKDKYAAEIAAQILDWTARMPRPLLSSGNNVGHYAWQTLTTGIRLADTWPNALYKCLDAPSFTPEVLTAMMKSVQQQAQHLIRWPSTGNWLTAESNGIFTAGMLFPEFRDAAQWRRIAVERLYKQLDDEVYPDGMEYELAAGYNTWVVSEFAHILELADLNNLRPEMPADYQAKIEKMFNYVAYAAMPNGAIPGLNDSGNADVRGLLATGLKLFPQRQDFEYVSSLGARGVMPTTTSHAFPWTGHYVMRSGWDKDATFLLFDAGPYGYGHQHEDKLSFVLWAKGSQQVLDPGNFSYDNSRWRRYVLATYGHNTVMVDGQGQRRGSQRSTYFWPRPWQGDGPEGQDARWVSTPEADFASGIYADGYGTNAALKVTHQRGMLFLKDLGVFVVLDTLTPPDETEHRYEALFHLDSDEAMISEGAVVSTQKPQAANVVILPASALQVEIVKGKTEEPVQGWSSGPWRAIPTAIYSTTGTGITRMAFVMEPVGVGETRKVKSVKVLPGVTEGTALEIELADGSRRVIVQRDQPGEVRDLAGIATSHEITVALQQPGGALTTQYALDGKRP